The following DNA comes from Vespula pensylvanica isolate Volc-1 chromosome 5, ASM1446617v1, whole genome shotgun sequence.
atgaaattaaaattagtacaacaaaataaaataaactgcAAAAGAAtcaatatatgatttttttcatttgaacaAAGCTACAGATAAATTACGCTCATTACTCTTTGcctttttctccatctttttatagttttcttatgatatacataaaaattgttaacaataaaaatatattaaacatgttaacattctgtaatttttttcttcacgatAATACCTCCTAaagtatatcaaatttatagtCTGATTTAAATCTAATATCTTacgttttttatataataacaaaattatcacCTTATAAAAGTTGATATTTATTGTGATTTGCGTGGATTTCGTAATTCATGCCAAAACATTAATATTGGTTCCCGTTTTCGCCAAATATTAGCATTGCCCCAAGCTTGCcaaaatctatataatagagaaaaataaaaaaaattttaatgaagtaATTATTGAACATTTTTGTCATTCATAATGTGTAtgaatattaaacaaaataacacTTGCATTCCGAATAATGCACCACCTAAATGTGCAGCATGATCAAAATATTTCCATCCTAATACGCAGCCTGTAAAGTCTAGAGTCATTGTTACTTTAATTGCCTGAAATGAAaagattcttttataaaatataaataaagaaagaaatatatgttataaatacaTTGAATGCTAATTTACCATACTCGCAGTAAATGTGAacataggaagaaaaaatatagctAGACGAGTATCTGGATACTCTGTACAGACAAATCCAAGAACACCCATGATTGCACCTGACTGATACCagtgaaattaatttgaaaataattatgtaatattcatttaccaaaaatacatattactCACAGCTCCTACAGATAGACCAGGTAAACCAAATACAACTTTATAGAAATGACTAGCAAAACTAGAAATGACACCACTGCTTAAATAAAGTGCCAAAAATTGTTCTTTGCCTAAAGACGCTACAATTCCTGTACTAAAACTATGTAGTACATACATGTTTGCAGCCAAatgtaataaagaataatgtgAAAATGTTGATAATATCATAGACCAACATGATGCaccttgaataaaaaaaaaacaataaattatatttacttgatctatataaaacaattaaaagagaatatataccTTACTTAATTACTCACTAGAAGCAGGATTGGCACAAAAATATCTTagcattatattttgtaatgcAGGTACTCTCCATGCAAGAAATACAAGAACATTTAAGAAACATATAGGTGCGAACATTCTTTGCCCATCTGTTAAATTTCTCCACCATACTTCCATTTCTTTCCGCCATCCTGTTTTCTGAATACATATAAAAGCTTTATTAGTAcaagcaataataataataattatgattaaaattttaagtaaaaaatacatacaacgTTGTAATATTGTctgaaatgattaattattttatacgtttgcTTCCTAATACTTTCATATTCCCAAATTGCTGTTGTAACTATTGTAACTCCTGTAAACTAATAAACAGAATACGATATACTATAAAGAATAAcgattttacgttttattattttatgaaaacaaTCATTACTGTACATACCGTAATAGTAAAAACAAATGGTTTTAACAACTTGGAAAATTGAACAGGTCTATTTTCAGCATTTAGTCTTGTAAAAGGACTTTCAGGTTGTTTGAAAGAATTCTTTAATCGTCTAAAACCTCTTACATTTTTGTACGTATATGGTATGTGTAATTTAACTGTATAAGATGGTAACTTCAAAACactattaaaaattagaaaaagttgtaaaattataaaaataaaattaacaatgtAAAATACAATAGATAACCTaaacaagaaaggaaaataaaaattgtaccaTCTGCTCGTGGTATCACTCAGGCGTATAAATGTCCTGATCGTCATGCTTTAGAAGAATTAGCATGCCGTTATGACggattatcttttatattataattccatgaagaaatataatgaCAAAATGCAAGAGCAATTTATACAAAAGGATtttgaataaaacgaaaataatctcGTATTATTTAGAACATATAACTGAACATTACATCAAACTGAAGTAAGACACATAGAGATACACCTTATACGCAAAGTATGATATCTCGTTCGGCGCGTTCTTCAACCAATAAAAAACtcttatttttgaattttataaataatccgAAATGATTTTCGATTGGTTATAGCACGATTTACAAACTTCGCAATGTTTCGTCTCTATGAATCGTTTTCTATGGTTTATGAATTTTAGCAGACGATTTTGTAAGCGTTTCCCGGAATATGCTTTCGTGTCGCTTAACATCGTAAACAGAATGTTTCGGTGTTGTTTAGTTTAAAAAGAATCATCAAAAGCGgccgaaatttctttttgactCGTCTGATACTATTTTAGGTTACCGTGACGTCGGTAAAAACCCTGCATACATATCATGCAATGGCGTTCTATATCGTTACAATTTTGACGTAAGGTTGTGACTTCTTGCTATCTAAACGTTACGGTATCAATtatgtgtaaatatttattaaatcttgtGTTATTATTCTCGCGGTGACCGATCGTACGGTCCTTTTCGCGTGATCGTGGTTGTTagtattttattgtataattgtaaatatgatGGTGGAAAGGAAACTTATAAACCTTGTGCAATCGCACAAATAAATGTCAAGCTTCTAATacattttcttgatttttctatCGGCAATGTTGATGATTAACCATACAATTTGATAATTATCTTGTACCATGATGGGAATATTGTATGAGAAACGACCATTGAAGAAGCCCAGATTGGGACCACCTGATGTTTATCCTCAAGAGCCTAAACAAAAAGAGGATGAACTTACATCTATAAATGTTAAACATGGATTTGCAACAATGCCGCAGTTATCTGACGAATTTGGCACTGCAAGACATTGTAATGTTACTGCTGCCAAAGTAGGAGCTTATTTCAATGCTATTCTTgctaagaaagaagaacttgCAACTATGCCTGATActggaagaaagagacaacAAATTAATCCTAAAGACAATTTTTGGCCTGTAACTGCTAGAACAAAAAATGGTATAGAAGCATGGTTCAAAGACTTGTCAGGCTGTAAACCTTTAGTGACTCTTGCAAAAAAAGCCcctaattttaataaaaaagaagaaatatttatgatgtTGTGTGAATATCAAGTACCTATGTTAAGAGCTGCATGGTTTATCAAATTGAGTTCAGCATATACTGTTGCAGTTTCAGAAgctaagataaaaaaaagacaactACCTGATCCTACTACAGGTAAGAATATGATAATTACAaacgagataattaaaattaaaagaaccaaattcttttatactgtactgtcttttattttcttttagaatgGACAGGAAccttgataaaatttttaaaagatcagCTATCAAAATTGCAAGAATATTATCATATGGGTACCCAATCAACTAATACCACAAAtagtaatactaataataatagtacgaATACAAATACTTCGTGTAATGGTAATACTACACCGAGTGCAAATGGAAGTAACAGCAATACTGTT
Coding sequences within:
- the LOC122629719 gene encoding presenilins-associated rhomboid-like protein, mitochondrial, translated to MTIRTFIRLSDTTSRCVLKLPSYTVKLHIPYTYKNVRGFRRLKNSFKQPESPFTRLNAENRPVQFSKLLKPFVFTITFTGVTIVTTAIWEYESIRKQTYKIINHFRQYYNVKTGWRKEMEVWWRNLTDGQRMFAPICFLNVLVFLAWRVPALQNIMLRYFCANPASSASCWSMILSTFSHYSLLHLAANMYVLHSFSTGIVASLGKEQFLALYLSSGVISSFASHFYKVVFGLPGLSVGASGAIMGVLGFVCTEYPDTRLAIFFLPMFTFTASMAIKVTMTLDFTGCVLGWKYFDHAAHLGGALFGIFWQAWGNANIWRKREPILMFWHELRNPRKSQ